In the genome of Gloeotrichia echinulata CP02, one region contains:
- a CDS encoding transglycosylase domain-containing protein, translating into MSSRTFEDKEPSNKASSGFEFLKGVGQVAGGTLLSITMLASSIVAGGLVGLAISFRNLPDVRQLRNFFPSETTYIYDIKGKLLTSIHGEANREVIPLDRISPNLKRAVLASEDGHFYDHHGINPSGVGRALVVNAVAGGVREGGSTITMQLVKNIFLTQKRAFTRKIAEAVLAIRLEQILTKDQILEMYLNQVYWGHNNYGVQTAARSYFNKSAETLTLGESAMMAGLIQAPEEFSPFASMKLAKQKQKEVLERMLVLKWITQQEYDDALNQEIKLGKIRSFQGSALPYVTNTVAQELAKKFGREALLKGGMRVQTTVDADFQRMAEETVKKWHESLQSQGLSKNQMALVAIDPRTHFVKALVGGVDYKTSEFNRATQAKRQPGSSFKPFVYYTGFATGKFAPDTTVYDTPVSYRDGDGWYYPRNYDGSFAGAMSIRTALAQSRNIPVIKIGKTVGMNKVIETCRTLGIMSPMEPVSSLPLGAIGVTPLEITSAYATFANYGWQSPPTVIARVTDSSGNVLLDNTPKPQLVLDPWASAAVIDVMQSVITEGTGKNAAIGRPAAGKTGTTSSEKDIWFVGTVPQLTTAVWVGRDDNRQLAHGATGGVMVAPIWRDFMEKALKDVPVEKFKPPSEFPRPKSN; encoded by the coding sequence GTGTCGTCTAGGACTTTTGAAGACAAGGAGCCATCAAATAAGGCTTCATCAGGTTTTGAGTTTTTGAAAGGAGTAGGTCAGGTAGCTGGCGGAACTCTGCTATCAATTACGATGCTGGCAAGTTCTATTGTAGCCGGAGGACTAGTTGGTTTAGCGATTAGTTTCCGTAATTTGCCAGATGTCAGACAATTACGCAACTTCTTTCCCTCAGAAACCACTTATATTTATGACATTAAAGGCAAACTGTTAACGAGTATTCACGGGGAAGCCAATCGGGAAGTCATACCTCTAGATAGAATTTCCCCAAATCTAAAACGGGCGGTATTAGCCAGTGAAGATGGCCACTTTTACGATCACCACGGGATTAACCCTAGTGGCGTTGGGCGTGCTTTAGTCGTTAACGCCGTAGCCGGTGGAGTGCGCGAAGGTGGTTCTACCATCACCATGCAATTGGTGAAAAACATATTTTTGACTCAAAAGCGTGCCTTTACCCGTAAGATAGCAGAAGCGGTACTAGCAATTCGCCTAGAGCAAATTCTCACCAAAGACCAAATTTTAGAAATGTACCTCAATCAAGTTTATTGGGGTCATAACAATTATGGTGTTCAAACAGCAGCGCGCAGTTATTTTAATAAGTCAGCAGAAACCCTGACCTTGGGTGAATCGGCGATGATGGCTGGTTTAATTCAAGCGCCAGAAGAATTCAGCCCCTTTGCGAGCATGAAGCTGGCCAAACAGAAGCAAAAAGAAGTGCTAGAACGGATGTTAGTCTTGAAGTGGATTACCCAGCAAGAGTATGACGACGCTCTAAATCAAGAAATCAAACTTGGGAAAATCAGATCATTTCAAGGTAGTGCCTTACCTTATGTAACTAATACCGTCGCCCAAGAGTTGGCGAAAAAGTTTGGGCGTGAGGCGCTGCTTAAAGGTGGAATGCGGGTTCAAACCACAGTTGACGCCGACTTCCAAAGAATGGCAGAGGAAACTGTCAAAAAATGGCATGAATCACTCCAAAGTCAGGGATTATCTAAAAATCAAATGGCTTTGGTAGCCATTGACCCCCGCACCCATTTTGTCAAAGCACTAGTGGGTGGCGTAGATTACAAAACCAGCGAGTTTAACCGCGCTACTCAAGCTAAACGTCAGCCCGGTTCTTCCTTTAAGCCGTTTGTGTACTATACTGGTTTTGCCACTGGCAAATTTGCCCCAGATACAACTGTGTACGATACCCCAGTCAGCTATCGAGATGGTGATGGTTGGTACTATCCCAGAAATTATGATGGTAGCTTTGCGGGAGCGATGTCAATTCGCACAGCCCTCGCCCAGTCTCGAAATATCCCCGTGATCAAAATTGGTAAGACGGTGGGGATGAATAAAGTCATCGAAACCTGTCGTACCTTGGGGATTATGAGTCCGATGGAACCAGTGAGTTCTTTACCTCTGGGTGCAATTGGGGTAACACCTCTAGAAATCACTAGCGCCTATGCGACCTTTGCTAATTATGGCTGGCAATCGCCACCAACAGTCATTGCACGTGTAACCGATAGTAGCGGTAATGTGTTACTAGACAACACACCCAAACCCCAACTAGTCCTTGACCCTTGGGCTTCGGCCGCAGTGATTGATGTGATGCAATCGGTAATTACTGAAGGCACAGGTAAAAATGCTGCCATAGGTCGCCCCGCCGCTGGTAAGACGGGAACCACATCCTCAGAAAAGGATATTTGGTTTGTGGGAACTGTCCCCCAGTTAACCACTGCTGTTTGGGTAGGTAGGGATGACAACAGACAATTAGCCCACGGCGCAACCGGTGGGGTGATGGTAGCTCCAATTTGGCGCGATTTCATGGAAAAAGCCCTGAAAGATGTGCCAGTAGAGAAATTCAAGCCACCTTCTGAGTTTCCTCGACCCAAATCGAATTAG
- the pyrF gene encoding orotidine-5'-phosphate decarboxylase, with the protein MTNRIIVPLDVPDEKSAIALVDLLPEVGFWKVGLELFTSTGPSILEVLKSRQKRIFLDLKFHDIPNTVAGACRAAAGYGVDLLTIHATCGRDALLAASEAVQIGAAQAGVKPPKLIAITLLTSISARRLAFELKIPIELPEYALEMALLAKEAGLDGAVCSPQEAAQLRQTCGDDFLLVCPGVRPTWADKTDQKRSLTPSQALKAGADYLVIGRPITTAAEPELAWKRICEELTLVT; encoded by the coding sequence ATGACAAATAGAATTATTGTCCCCTTGGATGTGCCGGATGAAAAAAGTGCGATCGCCCTTGTGGATCTACTTCCCGAAGTCGGTTTCTGGAAGGTGGGTTTGGAGTTGTTTACTAGCACAGGTCCTTCAATTCTGGAGGTGCTAAAATCCAGGCAAAAGCGCATTTTCCTGGATTTAAAGTTTCACGATATCCCCAATACAGTCGCTGGTGCTTGTCGCGCTGCGGCTGGTTATGGCGTTGATTTATTGACAATTCACGCTACTTGTGGTAGAGATGCTCTGTTGGCTGCATCTGAGGCGGTACAAATAGGGGCGGCACAAGCGGGGGTGAAACCGCCGAAATTGATTGCAATTACTCTATTAACGAGTATTTCGGCTAGAAGGTTGGCGTTTGAGTTGAAAATACCCATAGAATTGCCAGAATACGCTCTAGAAATGGCGTTGTTGGCGAAAGAGGCGGGGTTAGATGGGGCGGTTTGTTCACCCCAAGAGGCGGCGCAATTACGGCAAACTTGCGGGGATGATTTTCTGTTGGTTTGTCCAGGAGTGCGTCCCACTTGGGCAGATAAGACAGATCAAAAGCGATCGCTTACACCATCCCAAGCTTTGAAAGCCGGCGCCGATTACCTCGTCATTGGTCGTCCCATCACCACTGCTGCTGAACCTGAGTTAGCCTGGAAGAGGATTTGTGAGGAGTTGACTTTGGTGACATGA
- the tyrS gene encoding tyrosine--tRNA ligase, with protein sequence MAQDLTWLRRGIVEIFPQPTDADSESESLERRLAATNRPLRVKLGIDPTGADIHFGHSIPVRKLRAFQDAGHTAVLIIGDFTAQIGDPTGKSEVRRQLTAADVAQNAQTYLDQVRPILDFDTPGRLEIRYNSEWLSGLNLGKILELLRTMTVGQMLAKEGFAERYKKENPIFLHEFLYPLMQGYDSVAVAADVELGGTDQKFNIAVGRDLQRHFGQQPQFGLLLPILIGTDGVQKMSKSLGNYIGLSEHPTQKYQKLQGVGDNQLTQYFELLTDLPLDKLPENPRDRQILLAWEVVKQYHGEQAANEAKEAAKSGGKEGTVPEFSLAEISQFPVKLAYLLNVTGLCKSSAEGKRKIQEGGVRLDGDRISDVDTSFAAAIELDGKVLQVGKNKFVRLVP encoded by the coding sequence ATGGCTCAAGATTTAACTTGGTTGCGTCGTGGTATCGTCGAAATTTTTCCACAACCAACTGATGCTGACAGTGAAAGTGAAAGTCTCGAACGGCGGTTAGCCGCTACAAACCGCCCTTTAAGGGTAAAATTGGGAATTGACCCTACAGGTGCCGATATTCATTTCGGTCATAGCATACCAGTGCGAAAACTGCGAGCTTTTCAAGATGCTGGTCATACAGCGGTGCTGATTATTGGTGATTTTACGGCGCAGATTGGCGACCCGACGGGTAAATCGGAGGTGCGTCGTCAACTGACAGCAGCAGACGTGGCGCAAAATGCTCAGACTTATCTCGATCAAGTGCGTCCTATTTTGGATTTTGACACACCCGGACGGTTAGAGATTCGTTACAACTCCGAATGGCTCTCTGGTCTAAATTTAGGGAAAATTTTAGAATTACTCAGGACGATGACAGTTGGACAAATGTTGGCTAAAGAAGGATTTGCAGAACGCTATAAAAAAGAGAATCCAATTTTCCTTCATGAGTTCCTCTATCCGTTGATGCAGGGTTATGATTCTGTCGCCGTCGCAGCCGATGTCGAATTAGGCGGTACTGACCAGAAATTTAACATTGCTGTGGGGCGAGACTTGCAACGCCATTTCGGTCAACAGCCTCAATTTGGCTTGTTGTTACCAATTTTGATTGGTACTGATGGTGTGCAAAAAATGTCTAAGTCTTTAGGTAATTATATAGGCTTGTCTGAACACCCAACACAAAAATATCAAAAGCTGCAAGGAGTGGGAGATAATCAACTGACACAGTATTTTGAACTGTTGACAGATTTACCTTTAGATAAACTGCCAGAAAATCCCCGCGATCGCCAAATACTTTTAGCCTGGGAAGTTGTTAAACAGTATCACGGCGAACAAGCAGCTAATGAAGCCAAGGAAGCCGCAAAAAGCGGTGGTAAGGAAGGTACTGTTCCCGAATTTTCTTTGGCTGAAATTTCACAGTTCCCCGTCAAGTTAGCTTATCTGCTCAACGTCACCGGCTTGTGCAAAAGTAGCGCCGAAGGTAAGCGAAAAATTCAGGAAGGTGGGGTGCGTCTAGATGGCGATCGCATTTCTGATGTTGATACTAGTTTCGCCGCTGCAATTGAGTTAGATGGTAAAGTTTTGCAAGTGGGTAAAAATAAATTCGTCCGCTTAGTTCCTTAA
- a CDS encoding calcium-binding protein → MAISVLNIENIDTLGESLLAGKVAAADFARQLSDSAFVEKTRLANPAAETIETNSDVATEFVFKFAPDVAKNEVAFKTFLTANQTASTDVVNNEVAFETFLTANRTASTDVLLAPSQADSKLLAPAVAPKFVQILHPLNIIIGTPSNNILIGTNTTRDIIFGLDGNDLLFGQGKNDFLFGGNGNDILIGGIGNDLLFGENGNDILINCAGSDILFGGAGNDSFFVLDPSGSSQINGDTGFDTANYSGLGQAITLKSTGIVTKGIGFGTDQLVQVEQIIATSSLNDWIDASDAISPTSVSVDLLNHSLIVNNVPGLGTLNFTVKNFENVRGTAQNDSITGNASNNILGGGAGDDVLGGSTGNDTLNGDAGIDTANYSGLGQTIVLGTTGTVTKAGGGIDQLNGIETITASTLKGDTIDASAGTGSTSITANLAINSLTVNNVPFLGTLNFTVNNFENVTGTANNDTIIGNAGYNILRGGAGVDFLVGDAGNDTLTGGSGVDFLVGGVGNDEFTFSNPTEGLDFITDFVSGSDKIVVSASGFGGGLTQGLLAGGNFFVGGAATIGTHRFIYNNFTGGLFFDVDGNGAAVQQQIATLTSLPTLTFSDIQVIA, encoded by the coding sequence ATGGCTATATCTGTATTGAACATTGAGAACATTGATACCTTGGGTGAGAGCTTACTTGCCGGCAAAGTCGCTGCTGCTGATTTCGCCCGTCAGCTCAGTGATTCAGCTTTTGTTGAAAAAACCCGTTTGGCTAACCCAGCGGCTGAAACTATTGAAACTAATAGCGATGTAGCGACTGAGTTTGTTTTCAAATTTGCTCCTGATGTAGCAAAGAACGAGGTCGCTTTCAAGACATTCTTGACCGCTAATCAAACAGCCTCTACTGATGTAGTAAATAACGAGGTCGCTTTCGAGACATTCTTGACCGCTAATCGAACAGCCTCTACTGACGTACTTTTAGCCCCCTCCCAGGCTGATTCCAAACTGCTAGCTCCTGCTGTGGCTCCCAAGTTCGTTCAAATCCTTCATCCACTGAACATCATTATTGGAACACCTAGTAATAACATTTTGATCGGTACAAACACCACCCGTGATATCATTTTCGGTCTGGATGGTAATGATCTGCTCTTCGGACAAGGCAAGAATGACTTCCTTTTTGGAGGCAATGGCAATGATATCCTGATCGGTGGAATCGGTAACGATCTTCTGTTTGGCGAAAACGGAAATGACATTCTGATTAATTGTGCAGGCAGTGATATCCTCTTTGGTGGTGCTGGTAATGATTCCTTTTTCGTGTTAGATCCCAGTGGTAGCAGCCAGATCAACGGTGACACTGGATTTGATACGGCCAACTATAGTGGTTTAGGTCAGGCAATTACCCTGAAGTCTACTGGAATCGTGACAAAAGGAATCGGGTTTGGTACAGACCAACTGGTTCAAGTCGAGCAAATTATTGCAACTTCATCACTCAACGACTGGATTGATGCATCTGATGCAATCAGTCCAACTTCAGTAAGCGTTGATTTATTGAACCATTCCCTGATTGTGAATAATGTTCCTGGTCTAGGAACGCTCAACTTTACTGTCAAAAACTTTGAGAACGTCAGAGGTACGGCTCAAAACGACAGCATTACTGGTAATGCTAGCAACAACATTCTCGGTGGAGGTGCTGGCGACGATGTGTTGGGTGGTAGCACGGGCAATGATACCCTCAACGGTGATGCAGGTATTGATACAGCAAACTACAGTGGTTTAGGTCAGACAATAGTTCTCGGTACTACGGGTACTGTCACCAAAGCAGGTGGAGGTATTGACCAGTTGAACGGGATTGAAACCATCACGGCTTCTACCCTGAAGGGCGATACGATTGACGCCTCCGCTGGAACTGGTAGCACCAGTATTACGGCGAACCTGGCTATCAATAGCTTGACTGTGAATAATGTTCCTTTTCTGGGAACGCTCAACTTTACTGTCAACAACTTTGAGAATGTGACAGGTACCGCTAATAATGACACGATTATTGGCAATGCTGGCTACAATATCCTCCGTGGGGGTGCTGGCGTTGATTTCTTAGTGGGTGACGCTGGTAACGATACCCTCACCGGTGGTAGTGGTGTTGATTTCTTAGTTGGTGGTGTTGGTAACGATGAGTTCACCTTCTCAAATCCTACAGAAGGTCTAGATTTCATCACTGATTTTGTTTCTGGGTCTGATAAGATCGTGGTTTCTGCCTCTGGTTTTGGTGGTGGTCTAACCCAAGGTCTGCTTGCTGGTGGTAACTTCTTTGTGGGTGGTGCTGCAACAATCGGCACTCATCGGTTTATCTATAACAATTTTACGGGTGGATTGTTCTTTGATGTCGATGGTAACGGTGCTGCTGTACAACAGCAAATTGCTACCCTAACTTCTTTACCAACCCTGACATTCAGTGACATCCAGGTCATTGCTTAA
- a CDS encoding DUF1825 family protein, translating to MGFFDSDIVQQEAKQLFDDYQALIKLGNNYGKFDREGKKLFIDQMEAMMDRYRIFMKRFELSEDFMAQMTMEQMKTQLGQFGVTPQQMFDQMNLTLKRMKTELEKQA from the coding sequence ATGGGATTTTTTGATTCTGATATAGTTCAACAAGAAGCAAAACAGCTGTTTGACGATTATCAAGCGCTCATTAAGCTAGGTAATAACTACGGCAAATTTGACCGCGAGGGCAAAAAGCTGTTTATTGACCAAATGGAAGCCATGATGGATCGCTATCGCATCTTTATGAAGCGCTTCGAGCTTTCAGAAGATTTCATGGCACAAATGACTATGGAGCAAATGAAAACTCAGCTAGGTCAGTTTGGCGTCACCCCACAACAAATGTTTGACCAAATGAATCTTACCCTAAAACGGATGAAAACTGAGTTAGAAAAACAAGCTTAG
- a CDS encoding carbon-nitrogen hydrolase family protein, translating to MKSYLAAAIQLTSVPNLQKNLAQAEELIDLAVRQGAELVGLPENFSFMGEENDKQAQGGAIAHESEIFLKKMAQRYQITILGGSFPLPVDNTGKVYNTTLLIDPNGEELTRYYKVHLFDVNVPDGNTYQESSTVMAGKLLPPVYFSEKLGNIGLSICYDVRFPELYRHLSDKGADVIFVPAAFTAFTGKDHWQVLLQARAIENTAYVIAPAQTGNNYGRRYTHGHAVIIDPWGAILADAGEQPGIAIAEIKPTRLEQVRRQMPSLQHRVF from the coding sequence ATGAAGTCTTATTTAGCAGCCGCTATTCAATTGACCAGTGTGCCCAATCTACAGAAAAACTTAGCACAGGCGGAGGAATTAATCGATCTGGCTGTGCGTCAAGGTGCTGAATTGGTGGGACTACCTGAAAACTTTTCTTTTATGGGAGAAGAAAACGACAAACAGGCTCAAGGGGGTGCGATCGCCCATGAATCGGAAATATTTCTCAAAAAAATGGCGCAGCGCTATCAAATTACGATTCTCGGTGGTAGTTTTCCACTTCCTGTAGACAATACGGGCAAAGTTTACAACACCACCCTCCTCATTGACCCCAACGGAGAAGAACTCACTCGCTATTATAAAGTACACCTATTTGATGTTAATGTTCCCGACGGTAACACCTATCAAGAATCCAGCACTGTGATGGCTGGTAAGCTCCTACCCCCCGTCTATTTTTCGGAAAAACTGGGTAATATAGGACTTTCTATCTGCTATGATGTCCGCTTCCCTGAATTGTACCGCCATCTTTCAGACAAGGGAGCAGATGTCATATTTGTACCAGCAGCTTTCACTGCTTTCACGGGGAAAGACCACTGGCAAGTATTACTACAAGCAAGGGCGATTGAAAATACCGCCTATGTGATTGCTCCCGCTCAAACCGGTAATAACTATGGTCGCCGTTACACCCACGGACACGCGGTAATTATCGACCCCTGGGGCGCAATTTTAGCTGATGCTGGCGAACAACCAGGAATTGCGATCGCAGAAATTAAACCCACACGTCTCGAACAAGTCCGCCGTCAAATGCCCTCCCTGCAACATCGAGTATTTTAA
- the tnpA gene encoding IS200/IS605 family transposase: MPLRLFGQVLPRKGSHSVFSIRQHFVFVTKYRRKTITASMLERLPEIFANVCRKTKCRLIEFSGEVDHVHLLVDFHPDNNLSVLVGSLKSASSRIIQKEFSEHLSNFYRQPVFWSSSYYVSSTGGAPIEKIKQYIQSQESPNE; the protein is encoded by the coding sequence CTGCCCCTCCGCCTCTTTGGTCAAGTTCTTCCCAGAAAAGGCTCTCATTCTGTTTTCTCTATTCGCCAACATTTTGTGTTTGTAACCAAGTACAGACGCAAAACAATAACCGCTTCAATGTTGGAACGGTTGCCAGAAATATTTGCAAATGTCTGTAGAAAAACCAAGTGCAGACTAATCGAGTTTTCAGGCGAAGTGGATCATGTTCATTTGCTAGTTGATTTCCACCCAGATAACAACTTATCCGTTCTTGTAGGTAGTCTAAAATCAGCATCAAGCAGAATTATTCAGAAAGAATTCTCAGAACATCTATCTAATTTTTATCGTCAACCTGTTTTTTGGTCTAGTTCATATTATGTCTCTTCTACTGGCGGCGCACCAATTGAAAAAATCAAGCAATATATACAATCTCAAGAATCCCCAAATGAATAG